Below is a genomic region from Balaenoptera acutorostrata chromosome 9, mBalAcu1.1, whole genome shotgun sequence.
TGTGGCCTTCACTGCCCTCCTGGGGAGGGTCTCCAGGCCCCCAGGACCTCCTGGTTGCTGAACTGCATGGGCACTTCGTGGCATATTTTCCCAGCAAGAGTGTGCACCCCTTGCGGTGGTGGGTTAGGGAGCAGAGCGGCTCAGAGCCAAGGCCCTTCCCGGGTGACGATGGAGCTGCCCGCTCTATCATCTGTCTCTGAGAGCATCAGCGCTGCTAATTAAGGGAGCACGTTGATGCGTGGGTGTCCCTGTCACTCCTGGAACGCGTGGGCAGGACTTGGGGTGACCACTGGGCCAGCAcgtgtgggtggggagggatggaagaCAGATCCCAGCTCAGCTCCCACTCAGGGCCTGGCAggagccaggggttggggggggaagGTTGCCCCAGGCCTGCCCGGGCAGCACCCACTCCTACGCCCTTCCAGCTGCTTCTTGGAAACGCAGACAGGCCGGGCAGGAACCCAGTGTACTTGGCAGCCCCCCCGCCCCTTTTTTAGTTGACGCTATTATTTATTAGTTCtcggaaaggaggaagaaagaaacagaaactgcATCTTTCATAGGATTACAAACAGTCCGTGCCGTCCCCTGGTGTGGAGCCCTTCAGTAATCCCAACAGCTTAGGGGCTCCTTCCTGAGCTGCTCGCCAGCCCCACCCGAGCCGGAGCATCTCAGGATGCAGGAGCAGGTGGCAGTGGCACTTCTGCCAGGCCAGCtagcaggagagagggagggggtgaGTGACGATGTGTCAGACTCTGCCACTGATCAGCCTGCCCGGAAACTCCTGCGGGTGGCCACAGTAACTGCCAGCGCCGTCGAACGCTCTCTCTATACGGTGGCATCATCTGAGTGCTCTGCGTATGTCAGCTtgtgtacttttattttattttttgaattttattttgtttattttttatacagcaggttcttattagttatctattttatacacatcagtgtctacatgtcaatcccgatctcccaattcatcccaccccccccaccccccccttccactttccccccttggtgtccatacgtttgttctctacgtctgtgtctctatttctgccctgcaaaccggttcatctgtaccatttttctaggttccacatatatgcgttaatatacgatatttgtttttttctttctgacttaacttcactctgtatgacagtctctagatccatccacgtctctgcaaatgacccaatttcattcctttttatggctgagtaatattccattgtataaatgtaccacatcttttcaGCTTGTGTACTTTTAGTTCCTCATTATACACACAAGGATATTGGAGGCACAAAGGCACAAAGGTGCCGAGATGGTCCTGAGATGACCCAGCAGCCAGAGGCTCTGGGGGCCCTTGGCTGCCACACTCTGATTCCCACCCAATGCGAGGACTGAGTGCTTTCCGTTAAGTCTGGACTCTGTTTTATAGCGGGCATAAGTGTTCCTTAGTTTATCCAGTCCCTTCTTTGACCCTAAAACCTCAGTTCTGTGGACAGGACTTCAGCGTTTCCAGATGCTTGCTGTTGGCCGCTAGAAGCCTGGGGGTCCTCAACTTGGTGGACGGTTGGCATGAAGACAGCAGGCTGGATCCTTTGGGACCAGAAGAAACATTTACCCCTAAAGGCTTTGCTGCTTAGAAGTTCAATGGACGGGGATTTGggtgtgtggggttttttaaacagctttgttTGACATAGCGTCAACTGCACGTTTAAAACGTACAGCTTGGTAGGTTTTGACGTAAGGAGGCACCTGTGAGACTTAGAGAGTGGTCCACCAGGAGAGTGAGTGTATCCATCACCCCCAGAGGTGTCCCCGGGGCCTTGGGATCCCTCCTCCCCGTCCCAGGCCACCCGCTGGCCTGTCATCTGTGCCTGTGATCGGCATTTCCTGTACTTTTTATATGAACGGAATCGGAAGGTGGTGGTTTTTCCTCTTGGTCTGTTTCTGATAATCCGCGGGATTATCTGGAGATTCACTCTGGTGGTTGTGTCAGTAGTTCCAGTAGTTTCTTCCTTTCCCCTGCTGGTGGGTATCCACCCACTGACCGCTTGAAGGACATCGGGTTGTCCCCGGTTTGGGGGTGTTACCAGGAAAGCTGCTGGCACGTTTGTGTGGGCACGAGCTTCCACCCCACCTGGGGCAGTACTGGGGGTGCAGGGGCTGGGCGCATGGCGGGTGGAGGGGTGGAGAACGTCCCGAGGACCCGAGCTCTGTCTTCTGTGTCCCCGCTGCTCCCCACCCTCGCCTGGGGGTCTTCTCACTTCAGCCCATCCCATAGGAGCTGGGgggtgtctcactgtggtttgattcGCATCTCCCTGTGACCAATGACTGCGTGTCTTTCCATGCGTTTATTTGCTGTGCACATTTCTTCTTTGGTGAtgtgtccaattttttttttttttttgcccgttTTTTAAAAAccggttgttttgttttcttgtcgtTAGAGTTTTGcaagttctttataaattttggatacgGGTCCTTTGTTAGCCATTTGCAAGCCCCggtctgtgggttatcttttgaAGAGCAGGCTTCTTTCAGACCTCTGCTGTTTCTgggacccctgccctgccctgggcacCCCCTCCCTGCAGAGGCATGGGtccaccccaccctctgcccttTCTCACGGCCTGGGTGGGGGGATTGGGGGGGGATTCGCAGTGCTACCTTTGCCCTTCCTCTGTAGGTGACCTTAGGTGAatgcccatcccaccccccaaaactGGGGGTGGTCACTGCCACCATTGATTGCCTTCAGCCAGGCCCACCCCAGCGGGTCTGTGCGGGGCCTGGAATGACTGAGAACCGGCTGAGGAGGGTACACTTAAGCACCAGGCTCTCCCTTGCCTGGAGGCAGGACTGCCTTCCCTGCTCAGCCTTCAGGAGGGGGGCGGAGCCACAGGGGAGCCTGGAGGCTGCTGTCCCCCCTCCGCCCCTGCCCCCCGCACATCCTGGGGCCTGCAGTGGAAAGCCCTTCCCGAGACAGGAGAGCTGGGGACTTTGCCTGCCACCCCGCGGTTAGCATCTGGGTGCTGGGATAAGCATCACCCTCACAGCACTTCTGTCAGGACCAAGTGCCCTAGATGGGCTTGTCCCCTTGGcttctggggggaggggctgcaTGGGGAAGATGGGGGTGGTCCCAGCCCAGCCAGGGGGGGCGGGAGGCGCCACTCCGCGCTCAGCTCTCCTTACCAACGGGGATACTGAGGCTGAGTCGGGGCTTGGGGCCAGGCCTCTCTGACTGCAAGGGAGGCCCAGGACAgggctccccctgccccaccccctccgtCCTGGAACGTCCCGTCTCTGGACCACAGTTTCAAAACAGAATAAGTGGCGGTTTCTAGCCAGAGTTACCACGGCAACCCTCAGCCTCACCACTGCCTCCCCTGGAGCTGCAGATGGCAGCCAGCTCGGGAGAGCCGGAGGGGCAGGACTCCCTCCAGAGCCTACCTGCCCCGTCgccgccctccccctccccctgcccacgtCCCgggccctcccccctccccccgcttgTGGGTGTGACAGGCACCCGGAGCAGCCGCGGGACGCCGGGAGTTCGGCATTGCCCTCCCAGGGGTGCGCAGGGCCCGGGTGCCCCGGAGGGACCCTGCCGGTCCCGCTGCATGTGCTCCGGGAAGGGGGAGAGCAAGCGTGCTGCCCTGGGTGTGGGGAGTGGAGTCCCTACTTGAAAGTTGGGAAGAGGGGGCAGAGAGGGTGCCTCCCGCCCCGGGGGGCCGTGTCGACAGCACCACCTTCAGGGGCAGCCCAGCTGCTGCCGGGCGCCGACGGTCCCAGCAGTACCCACCAGCCTTATCGTCCCCGGAGCCCAGCGTAGGAGGGCCTGGGCCGGGGCCGCGGGGCTCctggcctccccgccccccaccagcgCCCTAGCGTCACCTGCCTGGAGATCCCTGGAGATGCTTGGGGCTTTCCTTGGGGCAGCCCCTGGTGCTGGGGCTTCGAGTCTCACACGCTCTACTGAGCCTGTCTCGGGGCCGCACTCCCTGGCCAGGGCCTTGGGGGCAGGCACTGGGCCGGCCAGGTGGTCCTCTTGGGGTCCGCTTTTTGGTTTCTCTTCCTCATTGGACACGTAGCTGGCGGTCTGTGTAGGAGCTGGTGCTCGTAGCTCCGGGGAGAGTTGCTGCCTCGGGGAGGAGGCCAGGGTGCGGGGGGCAGCCCGGGCGCGTGCCTGGGTGGGTCAGATGCTCAGGCGTGGGCCTGCTGGGCCTGGTCTGGGCTCACCCTCAAGGACAGACCCCACCTAGCACTGAGCCACTGTGCTCGCAGGGGCATGAGTCAGCCGGAAGCCCGCGCCCCCCCATGCCAGGCTCTGAGCAGAGCCCCCTTTCCTGCCCGCCGCTCAGCGCAGCCTCCGCCTCGCGGTCTCTCTGGCGAGCACAGCGAGCTCCCTTGCTCCCCCGGCTGTTTCCCGTCTCCGCGACGGCAGGGAGTTACCCCACAAAGCCCTGGCCCTGTGGCTTCCCGGCTGCCACTGGCCCCAGCAGCCTCTGCCAACCACCCCAGGGCCCCAGTGGCATCAAGTGCCCACCCCCTCCTTGTCCTGGCAGCAAAGATGGGGCTCCCGGATGAGCTCGGGACTCTTGGGGCAGTGCCACGCCCTGGAGGAGGGCCCAGCGTTCCCTGGGGTGCTCGAGGTCTGGCCAGATTTAGCAGATAAAGTACAGGTCATCAGTTAAACTTCCGcttcagataaacagtgaataCTTTTTTGGTATAAGTATGTTCCATGCAGTGTTTGGGACACACTTATACTAAAGAAGTGTTTGTTGTCTGTCTGAATGCAGATTAACCAGGTGTCCTGCATCTTATCTGGCAACCTGTCTGGGAGTCTCACTCCAGTGGTGCTGGCGGGAGGGTCGGGGACCAGCCACATGGTCCCCCATGCCCAGGCCCCCCGGGGCATCTTGACAACCAAGGCAGCAAATCAGACATTTGGAGCCAGCGGCGGCCCAGACCCCAGGGGCTAGTGAGTCCTACCTGGAGGGAAGCCCTTCACGCAGACCCAGCAGACAGGAGGGTTCGGCaccctcctctgtgtgtgtgtgtaatgtggTGGATTCTCGCTCACCACTGCTGGGCTCTGGGCCACCAGTGACACCATGCCCTGCTCTTTCCCCAGCTGGCTGGAGGTGTGATCCTAGGCGTGGCCCTGTGGCTTCGCCATGACCCTCAGACCACCAACCTCCTCTACCTGGAGCTCGGAGACAGGCCCGCACCCAACACTTTCTACGTAGGTAAGTGGCAGAGGACGGGCTGAGGGACCCCGGCCTGCTCTGGGCTGGGGGCCGGCACGAACGGGCCACTGGGATGTGTGATCATAAGCTCAGTAAGGCCTCAGACAGGCtgtcagggagggcttccaggAGGAAGCAGGGGCTGAGCCAGCTCAGCAGGGCTGGCTTCttgctggggcagggaggaggccagCCAGGAAGGGCTCTTGGGGCCAGAGGGTGAGACGGAGCCAGAGAGTAGGTGGGGTTATGTCAGCCTGGGGGCCTTGAGGGTCCCCTCTGGAGTTGGTGCAGTGCCTGCCTGGGCCGGGGGTGCTCCCAGGGAGAGCTGGAACTGGCGGGGGTGTGTGTGGCTTTTTGGGACCCCACCAGATCACCTCTGGGGGGCGGGCAGGAGCAGGAGAGCGGCAGctgggtggggcgggggcagagGGACATTCGGGAGGCCCGACACAGGGGCGTTGCTGGGCAGCACAGAGGTCCCTTCCAGTGGGGGGACCAGGAATGTCTAGTGGCACTGAGACTGGGCCGCgcctgcccccttcccctgcGCTCCTCTGTGTCATATGGTGGGTGTttcaggggaggcttcctgggagggtggggctggagccCGGAGCCCCCCCGGGGATGGAGACTCGGGGCCTTCGTGACTCAGCCCTGCAGCCACGCCTATCGCCGCCGTGTGAGGCTGCGAGTCTGACTCCTGGGCGCCCGTGGCGGCCCCTTCGGGGCGTCCGtcaggctggggggcggggggcttggGCCAGCGGCCCCTGGGGTCGGGGTGGGAGTGCCGGAGGAGCGAcggaggggcgggaggggagaaggggtgcCCCCTGCCTCCTGCTGGGGCCCTGCCCCCCCCCGCCATCAGGGAAGGTGGGGCCTGGCCCTTGTGGAGCTCTGGGAGTGTTTGTTGAGATGCTTCTGTCCTTTAAAGGACTGGCTCCTGGGCCGGCCCTCTCGCTCCCACAGGCCGAGCAGCAGGGCAGGGGGCCTTCGGGGCTCAGGGCGCCCTGAGGGGCCAGCAGCCACCCCGCGGCCTGGCGCGCGCCCTCCGTCCTGTGTGGACCCCGCACGCGGGACACACGCTCCGCTGCTGAAGCGGGAGTGGCCCACACGCTCACCGTCCCGCCCGGGGCCGTGGGGCTGCCTGCCGCCCCCCTGCCCGTGGCCGTCTGGGGCTGTGGCTCCCAGGGCCAGCCGTCCCGGGGAGGGTCCCGAGCCCTCTTCCGCAGGTTCCTGGGCTCCCCCCGCGCTGTGGGGCCCCTCACAGGTCTGAGTCTCAGGAGGAGAGGGTGAGGCCGCCCCCCGAGAGGGCACGAGGGGTGCGTGACCCGGGGCCCCCGCACACGTGCCAGGCCCCCTCAGAAGCAAGGCAGTCAGCTGGGCCCACACGTCTGAGGACGCAGGAGTGTCCTCTGGGCCCTCGAGGGGGGTTTCTCTCCCGCGGGGCTCCTCCCAGGACTTTCCTTCCCCTCTCGGAGCCCCCACGGGGGTCTGAGCCAGCACGTGCCCGGGCCTTCTGTCCCAGTGTGGGAAGGGCTGCTGCCACCTCTGCATCCCCACCTCTGGGACCTTGGGTGCAGTGGGTGTGGGCTCTGCCGGTGGCAGAGTTGAACCGGCCCCAGGGCGAGCAGTCTGGGAAGGGGTCCCTCCCAAATTGCTCGGGACGGGGCCGCCAGCCTCGTGGCTGGGGCGGCTCCTGCTCTCAGCCCAGCGTCTGGCCCAGCAGGCGGGAGAGGAGCTGAAAGCTCCCCTGCTTCAGGCCAGGATGGGGCAGGAGTGGCAACAGGCTGCAGACTTGGGTTAGGGACACAGTCCGGGCCAGGCGCGCAGACGTCTGGGGGGACCTTGGCGGGAGAATGGAGGCGGCGGGGCTGTGCTCAGGCTCTGGCGGGGAAGTGGTCCCACGGGAGAGGCTCGTCGGGGGGGCAAGGCTGGCATTGGAGCAGGTGTCCCCCCAGTCCACTCACTGGGGGCCGCACGTCACCTGGGGCCTGACCCTGGCTTCTCCTGGCTCTGGAGAATCCTGCCCTTCGGGAAGCAGTGGTAGCTGCTGGACCACCCGGCAGGCTGGGTGCTAGCCCCTGGGCCTTCTGCTGTGTCCCCGTGGGCGGGGGCCTCTCAGAGCCCCTCTGGCCACAGAGTTCCTGCCCACCCAGGGCCGGCCTTCTGGAGCCTCTTGCTGGCTCCGATGCAGACGGGGCCtgccagggaggtgggggagcagATGTGGGCTCTGACAAGAGCTCTTTGTCCAATGCCAGGCAGCGGGGGTGGGTGAGCTGGGCTCGCTCAGCACCCCGGGCAatgctgcagggcccaggagggTCCCGGACCTCACTGGCCAGAACCAGGCCGTGGGCTCTAGGTGGAAGCCCGGCACCGTGGGGGGcttggggctgggcctgggggggtggggtgggtcggGTACCGCCTCTGGGTCTCCCAGCCTCTCGCAGGACCCTCCAGAGCCCCGAACGCCAAGGTGCCCCTCCCTGGCGCCCTGTGCCATCTCGCTGAACCTCAGGCAGTGATGTGGGGACGGGGGTCTCAGGACCTGAGCAGAGGTCACCTGGCTCAAGGGTGCTGTGCCCGAGTGAGGCGCTCCCGAGGGCAGGCCTGGCGGGAGGCTCCGTCTGGCCAGAGGGGAGGCCCCGGGCGCTTTCTGAGCCCAGCAGTGGGTCCTGGCCCCCAGGCTCCTTCTCCAAAGCCTGGCCAGGCAGGGGCGACAGGCCCTTGGCACCGGAGCCCTGGGACCCATTGTCCTAGCACTGTGGAGGGGGCTCGGGCTGCCTGCCCGCCGCGTAACCACGGCGACTGGGGGGTGGGCCCAGGTCTGCTGGTAGGACTAGGGTTGTGGGAGGTCCTTGGAGAGACGTGGTCCGCGTTTCAAGGGGCACGGGCCCCGCCTGGGTGAGCTGTGGACGCGGAGAAGGGCCGCATGACCAGCAGTGGGTGCTGGGCAGGCCAGGGGGGCAGACTGACCCCGTGGGCCATCCTCGAGCTGTCCCAGCCGCCAGGCCTCTGCGTCCAGCAGGCTCCAGCCCCCGGGGTCAGGGCCTCAGAAGCCGGGTAGAGCCCCCTCCTCTGAGCAGAGCAGCCGGACTCGAGCCCCCGCCTGAGAGGGCACAAGTGAAGTGGAGTCGCCAGACCCCTGGgctcacctccaccccaccccacgggCCAGCAGCTGGGTCCTCTGTGCCAAGACGGGGGTGATCCTCCACGGCGCCCCCAAGTCCCGGAGACTGCGGGAACCAGAGTGGGTCCGGGTTGTGGCGTCGCACTGAGTTCTCTGAACACTCACCACGGGCCGTTCGGTCCTGGCCTCGGCAACGCCGGTCTCCATCCAcgtcacagaggaggaaaccgaggcctggAGAGGGGCCCACACGGCCCCGCCGGGCTGCCAAGCCCTTGCAGCTCCTCTCCAAGCCACCGGGCATCTGACGTCTTCCCAGCAGGGCGGCCGTCAGCGCCTGGTGGCCCCTCCAGAGTCCTGggcagcgggggaggggggcttcCGGGGGCGCTGGGGCCTCTGGGACGCCAGGGCATCGGGGTGTCTGTCTGTCCTGCCTCCTTGGGATGTCAGGGCGCTGAGGGCAGCCGTCTCTCCCCTGCAGGCATCTACATCCTCATTGCCGTGGGTGCTGTGATGATGTTTGTTGGGTTCCTGGGCTGCTACGGAGCCATCCAGGAGTCCCAGTGCTTGCTGGGGACGGTAAGGCCCTGGGCCGGGGCTGGGCTGAGGGTGAGGGCTGCGGGGCCGGCCGGGGGCAGAACCGGGAGCTCCGGTGGAGACAGAACGCCTTCAGTCCCCGACGTGGAGCTTGGTGCCCCCTCTTGCCAGTCTGGCCCTGCGGACCTCCCCCAGAATGCCAGCTCTCTGGTTTCCCCGATCGGGTCTCAAATTCCTCCGAGCTGGACTGCCGTTACGTCTAGTTCTTTGTCTAGTTCCTACTGAGTTCCAAagttgctttttctctttcttccttcttaaaaaaagCCACAGATATAATAGGGAGTGAGTCCCGGTCCCAGTGCCAGAGCCAGCCTCAGGTGGCCCTGGGCATGTCACCCACCGACGGACGGGAAGTGGAGGCCTGGCTGTGCTGCCCAGGGCCTGGCGTCTGGGAGACGCGGGCTGCAGGAGGCTGTGCCTGTGTCTCCGGTGGGCGAGCCCAGGCGCACCACGGCGACCCCCTTCCCATGGGCTTTGCCTCCCTGCCCTTTCCGACCCGCCCAGAACCAACCGTGtcctcccctcccacacccaccccatcCTGTGGAGCCCGGTCCCTCGGCGATGATGAGAACATTGGCATCTCGCTGCCGGGCCGAGTCCTAGATTCTGCTTCTCGGCTACACGCCTCTCATCCCCTGTCGGGTCTTGGGTGGGTGGATACCAGCGGCCACCCCACACACGCCGGTCGGTCACTGGGGCCTCAGGAAGCCCCGGGCCCTCTCTGGCCGGCTCTgacctcctctctctgccctcctctctctgccctcccctccactTTTCAGTTCTTCACCTGCCTGGTGATCCTCTTTGCTTGTGAAGTGGCCGCCGGCATCTGGGGTTTTGTCAACAAGGACCAGGTGAGCCAGTGTccgtggggaggggcaggggggctgctggtggggagggaggaggggctcgGGCTGCGGGGGAGGGGTCGGATTGCAGGGTGCTTTGGGAGGGCTCTTCCCGGTAGGAAGCCCACAGTAGGCTTTCTGGAAGAGGCAGCATGGCGACCGAGTGGAAGGCAGGGTCACCTCTAGGGCTCGGTGGCGGGCAGGTCTGTCCTGGGAGTGATACCTTCCGGGAGAGCCAGGCGAGGGCACGTCTCGGGGGGGGACAGTCCCGCTGTGCTGTGACCGCCTCCCTCCCCAGATCGCCAAGGACGTGAAGCAGTTCTACGACCAGGCCTTGCAGCAGGCCATCATGGACGATGACGCCAACAATGCCAAGGCCGTGGTGAAGACCTTCCACGAGACGGTGCGGGGGGgccgggggaggcggggagggcgTCCGGGGGGCCGGGGaccaggggagaggtgggggccgGGGAGGGCGTCCAGGGGGACTGGGGGaccaggggagaggtgggggccgGGGAGGGCGTCCAGGGGGACTGGGGGGACCAGGGGAGAGGCGGGGGCCGGGGAGGGCGTccaggggggctggggggaggcggggagggcgTCCGGGGGGGGCCGGGGACCAGGGGAGAGGCAGGGGCTGCGGAGGGCGTCCAGGGggactggggggaggaggggagggcgtCCGGGGGGTCCGGGGGCCGGGGAGGGCGTccaggggggctggggggaggtggggagggtgtcCGGGGGGGGCCGGGGGACCAGGGGAGAGGCGGGGGCCGGGGAGGGCGTCTGGGGGGCCGGGGGTTTTGTCCTCTCAGTGAGACCTCAGCCAGGAGCGGGAGGGGCATTGGGACCTGGGGAGATTCTGAGGGACCTGGGGCTCCCCGGTGGGAACTAGATGAGCCAAGGCAGCCGGGGTGCAGGGGTCTCTGCGCAACACAGCTGAGTGCGAGGAGGGGGCGGAGTGGGCCGCTGGGCTCCGTTCTCCCCCTGGAGGGGACCCGCCcagcgccccgccccgcgccccgcccccacGCCTGGCCGGCGCGGCTCCTGGGGACCCTGTCGCCCGCGGGCCGCGTACGCAGGGCTGACGGCGGCGCCCTCGTCTCCGCAGCTGAGCTGCTGTGGCTCCAACGCGCTGAGCGCGGCGACCGCCTCCGTGTTCCAGGGCAGCCTGTGCCCCTCGGGCGGCAGCATCGCCAGCAACTTGCTCAAGGTGTGTGCTGGTGGGCGGGGCCtcccggggtggggcggggcctgcTGCCTCCCCCATTTGGCTGCCTCCCCTGGTGGGTCCCGGGCGGTGGCTGGCCCTCTCGGGGCTCCCGCTGGCAAGGGCAAGGACACGGCCATACTGGGCAGTCCTGTGGCTGGAGTTGGGGCTGCTCTGCCTGGGGGCTGCGGCCAGATTTTTGCTGCCGGCCGGCCTATGGGGAGGCGAGTCTCTGGCCCAGGTTCCCGATGGGGGAGCCCTCCGAACCTGGCATGGAGGCGCCCTGACCTCCCGGGTCAGCCCCGTCGTGGGTGCTTCCCAACCTCTGAGTGCGAGAGGGCGCACACGGCACACTCGCCATTTCCGTGTTTGTTTAAAACGGATGTGAGTTAAAACCTGGCAGAGACCAGGCCCTGTTCACACCTCCGCTGAGGGGTCCTGGGGGGCAGGGCTGTGCCCCTCTGTGCTCCTTCTGCAATGCCCCTGGGCTGCGGCCTCGCGGGGGGCTGAGGACGGGCACCTCTGACTGCTCTCTGGCCGCCCCCGCAGGAGGACTGCCACGGGAAGATCGACGAGCTCTTCTCGGGGAAGCTGTACCTCATCGGCATCGCCGCCATCGTGGTGGCTGTGATCATGGTGAGTGGGGCGGGCCGGGCGTCTGCTCAGGGCCCCCCCACGGGTCTCCGGGTGCTGACCCCCCTGCCCACCCGCACCCCCTTCTCCGCAGATCTTCGAGATGATCCTGAGCATGGTGCTCTGCTGTGGCATCCGGAACAGCTCGGTGTACTGAGGCTGAGGCCGCACGGAGGGCCGCTGGGACCCCTGCAGCGCCCCCAGAGTGAGCCGGACACTTCTGAGGAGGGGCCGTCACCACCTGTGTATATAACCTCCTGGTATCACTGCTACACTTATCAGCCTTTTTACTTTTGAGGTTTCGTTCTTGTCCTGAAGTTCCCTGTTGCTTTCGGGGCTGATGTCACCTGTAGGTGGCACGTGAGTGGCCCTGGGGACTGCAGGGCAGGGGCCCCCTCTGCTTTTGGGGCTGCTCGGGGGCGCTGCTTGCTCAGCCGGGCTTCTCCTCGGGGCCACGAAGGGCCGTCCGGCTGAGCTGCGCCCTCCTACCCACCCGTCCCCGTGGGTGGCACACGCTCAGCCTTTTTTAATCCTTGTTCCTTTCCGGCCACCTGTCTCTAGAGCCGGGTCCACGAGCAGCCTTATGCCTTCAACGCACCTCTCCTTTCTAACGCGTCACCTTCGATTGTAATTACATCTTGAAAGTCAttcaataaagaaggaaaaatcagGCATGCTACCACAATGTCCGGCCCCTTCCTGTGCCCGTGGTGTCTGAGACCCAGGGGCAGCCCGAGGGGCCGAGGAGCCTGGCGCAGGCGGTGCTCAGCTCTTTGGACCTCGCTGGGCCCAGGCTGTGCCGCCGACCCTGTTGGTGGGTGTCTGTGGGACGCCCAGAAGGACTCCGCGGAGGGTGTGCCCCTTTGTTGGGCCTTGTGCCACCTGGAGCAGCCCCCACCcggccctccctcccacccccattccttGTGCACCACTGCCCAGCGGGGTCTGTGCGGGGCAGGCAGGCGGCCCAAGAATGTGGTACAGGATGTGGGGCCCCTGCAAGACTCGCCGCCCTCCTGAGGGCCAGCTCAGGAGGATGGACACACTGCTCCCTCCCAAGGGTGTGAGGGGCTCTTCTCTGACCTTCTAGTTGCTTGCAGACGTCCCATCAAGGGGCTGGGTGGCCACATCTTGCAGGGGCTGGAGGGCAAGGCCTCAGCCACTACCTGGGGGAGCCTACCTGGCCCACCACCGTGGACTGAGGCCCAGCCACCTCTTGGGTAGGCTGCTGCCCCCAGCGGGAATGCTGGGTGATGTCACCATGAGCTGCATGTAGGTACCCCCCTGCATGTACATTAACTTGACCTCTTGAGACAACAAGTCCCTGGCTGGGATTCATACGTCAAGGGCTCCCTGGGACCTCCTTGGGGGGCTGATTTTGGAAACTAACCCCAGCCCTGCACT
It encodes:
- the CD81 gene encoding CD81 antigen, translating into MGVEGCTKCIKYLLFVFNFVFWLAGGVILGVALWLRHDPQTTNLLYLELGDRPAPNTFYVGIYILIAVGAVMMFVGFLGCYGAIQESQCLLGTFFTCLVILFACEVAAGIWGFVNKDQIAKDVKQFYDQALQQAIMDDDANNAKAVVKTFHETLSCCGSNALSAATASVFQGSLCPSGGSIASNLLKEDCHGKIDELFSGKLYLIGIAAIVVAVIMIFEMILSMVLCCGIRNSSVY